One part of the Luteibacter yeojuensis genome encodes these proteins:
- a CDS encoding aldose 1-epimerase has protein sequence MTEPVPLQLRNDSLRLCVLPWIGGGIASLEWKGRGDAVALMRGWDGAPDPNHLACYPLLPWSNRIAHGGFFHRGREVTLARNRADDAWPIHGSGWQREWTVSHHDDLTLALTLDESVPEAYSYRALLGYRLDGDTLRVRLRVTNTGEFSLPFGLGLHPFFPLHGGVRLSAAAQSVWQNDGVSPLPVRREAVPEAWDFARNRPLPAGGLNHAFDGWTGEAAIEWPALALRLHVESDAGRYVLYVPEGGSFFCFEPVDHPIDAVHLPGGPLAHGMTDLAPGVSLERSFAFRAETWR, from the coding sequence ATGACCGAGCCCGTCCCGCTCCAGCTGCGAAACGATTCGCTGCGCCTGTGCGTCTTGCCGTGGATCGGCGGCGGCATCGCCAGCCTGGAGTGGAAGGGGCGCGGCGATGCCGTCGCCCTGATGAGGGGCTGGGACGGGGCCCCCGATCCCAACCATCTCGCCTGTTACCCCCTGCTGCCGTGGAGCAATCGCATTGCCCACGGCGGCTTTTTTCATCGGGGACGCGAGGTGACGCTCGCGCGCAACCGTGCCGACGACGCATGGCCCATCCACGGCAGCGGCTGGCAGCGCGAATGGACGGTGTCCCATCACGACGACCTGACACTCGCGTTGACGCTGGACGAATCGGTGCCGGAGGCCTACAGCTACCGTGCACTCCTCGGTTATCGTCTCGATGGGGACACACTGCGTGTTCGCCTTCGCGTGACGAATACCGGGGAGTTCTCGTTGCCGTTCGGACTTGGCCTGCATCCCTTCTTTCCGCTGCACGGTGGAGTGCGGCTGTCCGCGGCCGCGCAGTCGGTGTGGCAGAACGATGGCGTCTCGCCCTTGCCGGTGCGCCGCGAAGCCGTGCCGGAGGCCTGGGACTTCGCCCGGAACCGCCCGTTGCCGGCCGGCGGACTCAATCATGCCTTCGACGGCTGGACGGGCGAGGCGGCGATCGAATGGCCGGCGCTGGCGCTCCGTCTCCATGTCGAGTCGGATGCGGGCAGGTATGTTCTCTACGTACCGGAGGGCGGCTCGTTCTTCTGCTTCGAGCCCGTGGACCATCCGATCGACGCCGTGCATCTCCCGGGCGGCCCGCTCGCTCATGGCATGACCGACCTGGCGCCCGGCGTCAGCCTGGAACGATCCTTCGCCTTCCGCGCGGAAACATGGCGATAG
- a CDS encoding alpha-galactosidase, whose amino-acid sequence MKRTSPTIRLLLVLAAGLFVATIADTAVAAPSKDAVPRYDAAHRVFRLDAGDVTYAMGVNADGILQTLYWGARLAPDDPLGPAVPAPERSSFDPAGSLTPQEYAGWGGAMTATPALKIRLDDGNRDVVLRYDSYRIDRNALSIRLRDAQAGVTVDLRYTADAATGIVGRSAHIENTGKQALTIDSAAAATWNLPRGDYSLRYLTGTWAGEWHLQTRAVTPGATVLESRRGSTGDENNPWFAIGRGDAWNEEHGDVWFGALAWSGSWRIQVDEDILGQVRVTGGFNPFDFAYRLPPGQGLDTPVFYAGYTTRGVGAASRLMHRFERERVLPGGADAKLRPVLYNSWEATEFKVDEAGQERLAEKAAALGVERFVVDDGWFGARDSDHAGLGDWVVNRRKFPNGLKPLIDKVHGLGMSFGLWVEPEMVNPDSDLYRAHPDWVLNFPGRERSEGRHQLVLNLAREDVKAHVLEVLDGLLRDNDIQFLKWDYNRNWSEPGWPQMPADEQQKVYVAYVRNLYDILRVLRARHPEVEIESCSGGGARVDLGIMALTDEVWPSDNTDPSDRLSIQDGFSYAYAPATMMAWVTGSPNWVNGRSTSLDFRFLSAMQGGLGIGANLLEWTPADEASARGYVAEYKKIRATIQRGALYRLMSPQRRAPWSATESVAADGRQAVLFAFQRQGEEARPFPTLRPRGLDPAARYRVRAIHGKMAPGTPSAASGSYWMERGIDLVMKGDLQAAGLVFEREGK is encoded by the coding sequence GTGAAACGTACGTCTCCAACGATCCGCCTCCTCCTCGTCCTCGCGGCGGGCCTCTTTGTCGCCACGATCGCGGATACCGCCGTCGCGGCGCCCTCGAAGGACGCCGTGCCGCGCTACGACGCGGCCCATCGCGTCTTCCGCCTCGACGCCGGCGACGTTACCTATGCGATGGGCGTGAACGCCGATGGCATCTTGCAGACGCTTTATTGGGGAGCGCGACTGGCGCCGGACGATCCGCTCGGTCCCGCCGTTCCCGCGCCGGAGCGCTCGTCGTTCGATCCGGCCGGCAGTCTCACGCCGCAGGAGTACGCGGGTTGGGGTGGAGCGATGACCGCCACGCCCGCGTTGAAGATTCGCCTGGATGACGGCAATCGCGACGTCGTACTGCGCTACGACAGCTATCGCATCGACAGGAACGCGTTGTCGATCCGCCTGCGCGATGCGCAGGCCGGCGTGACGGTCGACCTGCGCTATACGGCGGATGCGGCCACCGGCATCGTGGGACGTTCGGCCCACATCGAGAACACGGGCAAGCAGGCGTTGACGATCGACAGCGCGGCGGCCGCGACATGGAACCTCCCGCGCGGCGACTATTCGCTGCGTTATCTCACCGGTACCTGGGCGGGGGAATGGCACCTGCAGACGCGCGCGGTGACGCCGGGGGCCACCGTGCTCGAGAGCCGTCGCGGCAGCACCGGCGACGAGAACAATCCCTGGTTCGCCATCGGCCGCGGCGACGCATGGAACGAAGAGCACGGCGACGTCTGGTTCGGCGCGCTGGCGTGGAGCGGCTCGTGGCGCATCCAGGTCGACGAGGACATTCTCGGCCAGGTCCGCGTCACCGGCGGTTTCAACCCGTTCGATTTCGCGTATCGCCTGCCCCCGGGGCAGGGCCTCGACACGCCGGTGTTCTATGCGGGCTACACGACGCGGGGCGTCGGTGCCGCGTCGCGCCTCATGCATCGTTTCGAACGCGAGCGCGTCCTTCCCGGTGGCGCGGACGCCAAGCTGCGTCCCGTCCTCTACAACTCATGGGAGGCCACCGAGTTCAAGGTGGACGAGGCAGGGCAGGAGCGCCTTGCGGAGAAGGCCGCCGCGCTCGGCGTCGAACGTTTCGTCGTGGACGACGGCTGGTTCGGCGCGCGGGACAGCGACCATGCCGGCCTCGGCGACTGGGTGGTGAACCGGCGCAAGTTCCCGAACGGGCTCAAGCCGCTGATCGACAAGGTGCATGGCCTCGGCATGAGCTTCGGCCTGTGGGTGGAACCGGAAATGGTGAATCCGGACAGCGATCTCTATCGCGCGCATCCGGATTGGGTGCTGAACTTTCCAGGCCGCGAACGCAGCGAAGGCCGCCACCAGCTCGTGCTGAACCTGGCCCGAGAGGACGTGAAGGCCCATGTGCTCGAGGTGCTCGACGGCCTGCTTCGCGACAACGACATCCAGTTCCTGAAGTGGGACTACAACCGCAACTGGTCCGAGCCCGGCTGGCCGCAGATGCCGGCGGACGAACAGCAGAAGGTGTACGTGGCGTACGTGCGCAACCTCTACGACATCCTGCGCGTATTGCGCGCACGGCATCCGGAGGTGGAGATCGAGTCGTGTTCCGGCGGCGGTGCGCGCGTGGACCTCGGCATCATGGCGCTCACCGACGAAGTCTGGCCCTCCGACAACACCGATCCGTCCGACCGGCTCTCGATCCAGGACGGCTTCAGCTATGCGTACGCGCCGGCCACGATGATGGCCTGGGTCACGGGTTCGCCGAACTGGGTGAACGGCCGCAGCACCTCGCTGGATTTCCGCTTCCTTTCCGCCATGCAGGGCGGCCTCGGTATCGGCGCCAACCTGCTCGAGTGGACGCCCGCCGACGAAGCCTCGGCGCGCGGTTACGTCGCCGAATACAAGAAGATCCGTGCGACGATCCAGCGGGGCGCCCTATACCGGCTGATGTCGCCGCAGCGGCGCGCGCCCTGGTCGGCGACGGAGTCGGTCGCCGCCGATGGCAGGCAGGCCGTGCTTTTCGCGTTCCAGCGCCAGGGCGAGGAAGCGCGGCCGTTCCCGACGCTGCGCCCGCGCGGACTGGACCCGGCGGCGCGTTACCGCGTTCGCGCGATCCACGGGAAGATGGCGCCGGGCACGCCCAGCGCGGCGAGCGGGTCATACTGGATGGAACGCGGCATCGACCTCGTCATGAAAGGCGACCTCCAGGCGGCCGGTCTGGTCTTCGAACGCGAGGGGAAGTAA
- a CDS encoding response regulator, with product MINVILVDDHELVRTGFRMILQQQADLRIRGEASSAEEGLRLIRSHSPDIALVDVHMPGMSGVELTERIIRAKLRTNVVILTVVDDARFPKRLLDAGALGYLTKGCSSDELLSAVRQVASGRRYLAPTVAQQLALATLDGSDSPFDTLSTREMEVSMMLVRGMPLTSIGERLNLSPKTVSTYKQRLMEKLHVEHVVGLAHLMTVHGLLDTHNHQVGS from the coding sequence ATGATTAACGTTATTTTGGTCGATGACCATGAACTGGTCAGGACCGGCTTTCGAATGATCCTGCAACAACAGGCCGATCTACGCATCCGCGGGGAGGCAAGTTCGGCGGAAGAGGGCCTGCGCCTCATCCGTTCGCATTCGCCGGATATTGCGCTGGTCGACGTCCACATGCCGGGCATGAGCGGCGTGGAACTGACGGAGCGGATCATTCGCGCAAAGCTGCGCACGAACGTCGTCATCCTGACGGTCGTGGACGACGCGCGGTTTCCCAAGCGCCTGCTGGACGCCGGCGCTCTCGGCTACCTCACGAAGGGCTGTTCGTCGGACGAACTGTTGAGCGCCGTACGCCAGGTCGCGTCGGGGCGCCGTTACCTCGCACCCACCGTGGCGCAGCAATTGGCGCTGGCCACCCTCGACGGCTCCGATTCGCCGTTCGATACCCTTTCCACGCGCGAGATGGAAGTCTCGATGATGCTCGTTCGCGGCATGCCGCTCACTTCGATCGGTGAACGGCTGAATCTGAGCCCGAAGACGGTCTCGACCTATAAGCAGCGCCTGATGGAGAAGCTGCATGTCGAGCATGTCGTGGGCCTTGCGCACCTGATGACGGTGCATGGCCTGCTCGATACGCATAACCATCAGGTCGGGAGTTGA
- a CDS encoding Rne/Rng family ribonuclease, whose protein sequence is MKRMLINATQREELRVAIVDGQNLYDLDIEIPSREQKKANIYKGRITRVEPSLEACFVDYGAERHGFLPLKEVAREYFNPNAESKSNIRELLKEGQEIIVQVEKEERGNKGAALTTFISLAGRYMVLMPNNPRAGGVSRRIEGEDRQALKEAMEHLSVPDEMGLIVRTAGMGRDAEELQWDLDYLLQLWKSISAAANSQKAPFLIYQESKLFIRALRDYLRNDIGEILIDEESLFSDARDFVQQVMPNNLRKLKLYQDPTPLFSRYQIETQIESIFERNVRLPSGGSIVIDQTEALTAIDINSSKATKGSDIEETAFNTNLEAATEIARQLRIRDAGGLIVIDFIDMDSPRHQREVEERLKDALKADRARVQIGRISRFGLLEMSRQRLRPSLGEATQIVCPRCEGHGHIRSVESLALSTLRLIEEHAMKENTGQVLVQAPPAVANFLLNEKRASIVEIELRHSVHVVVVADDKLETPHLEITRIREADMGEHSKPSYERTTPAVATALPKMGQALGSGEQPLVTGVVPSTPAPLRDDDVEVPAAPAQPARQAAPAPSTGGFFSRLFGSLFGGGAPAAPAAQPAAPARREDARQGGRGERGGRRDERRGTEGRGKSGEQRGGQQGQRKDNAQQQARGQQAKGGKQGRGEQSARQGEDKQQGRQKDGQQQGRQGRQEQAAQGENRRQPRGERQPQGEKVEKAVTATAAATAVQTQPPVPPRAPVEKAPAPVAAKADEKLASTPADAPVTDIEATIAADSGIPPSEGAKETEGGQRRRRGRRGGRRRRRQEDGAQAGAIEGVNSVEDLDDEDGDDEMPVETARSGPSVPPVLDTAAAAENAFAVEAPTGLATRPAEPSDDESVPSALTLPTLPKLPPIPGSPAAMTHSTHAADAATPADSAQTRTTERRQTESDAPLKSAPVTGSAPVPAAAPMAAPTPVEPPAIEDVVAVAPPAAGVGLDAPARGFLPDEAEAPVVKTSREATAVSQETPPAPADEPASVEKTPAPAPAPAPAPIPAAAPAPAPVVKETVSEAPAQETGEEETKAPAVQATPKSAEASNVSPVSHPGPPPAPTPGWTPPAQGDLLTRPRHEPHNEQ, encoded by the coding sequence ATGAAGCGTATGTTGATCAACGCGACTCAGCGCGAAGAGTTGCGTGTGGCCATCGTCGATGGCCAGAACCTTTACGACCTCGACATCGAAATCCCGTCCAGGGAACAGAAAAAGGCCAACATCTACAAGGGCCGCATCACCCGCGTCGAACCTTCCCTCGAAGCCTGCTTCGTCGACTACGGCGCCGAGCGCCACGGCTTCCTCCCGCTGAAGGAAGTCGCCCGGGAGTACTTCAACCCGAACGCGGAAAGTAAGTCGAACATCCGCGAACTCCTCAAGGAAGGCCAGGAAATCATCGTCCAGGTCGAGAAAGAGGAGCGCGGCAACAAGGGCGCCGCCCTCACCACGTTCATCAGCCTGGCCGGCCGCTACATGGTGCTGATGCCGAACAACCCCCGTGCCGGCGGCGTCTCGCGCCGTATCGAGGGCGAAGACAGGCAGGCCCTCAAGGAAGCCATGGAGCACCTCTCGGTGCCCGACGAGATGGGTCTCATCGTGCGCACCGCCGGCATGGGCCGCGACGCCGAGGAGCTCCAGTGGGATCTGGATTACCTCCTGCAGCTGTGGAAGTCGATCTCGGCCGCCGCGAACTCGCAGAAGGCCCCGTTCCTGATCTACCAGGAATCCAAGCTGTTCATCCGTGCCCTGCGCGACTACCTGCGTAACGACATCGGCGAAATCCTGATCGACGAGGAATCGCTGTTCAGCGACGCCCGCGATTTCGTGCAGCAGGTGATGCCCAACAACCTGCGCAAGCTGAAGCTGTACCAGGATCCGACACCGCTGTTCTCGCGCTACCAGATCGAGACCCAGATCGAGAGCATCTTCGAGCGCAACGTACGCCTGCCCTCCGGCGGCTCGATCGTCATCGACCAGACGGAAGCGCTCACGGCCATCGACATCAACTCGTCGAAGGCCACCAAGGGCAGCGACATCGAGGAAACGGCGTTCAACACCAACCTCGAGGCCGCCACCGAGATCGCCCGCCAGCTGCGCATCCGCGATGCGGGCGGCCTCATCGTCATCGACTTCATCGACATGGACAGCCCGCGCCACCAGCGCGAGGTGGAGGAGCGCCTCAAGGACGCCCTCAAGGCCGACCGCGCCCGCGTCCAGATCGGTCGCATTTCGCGCTTCGGCCTGCTCGAGATGTCGCGCCAGCGACTGCGTCCTAGCCTCGGCGAGGCCACCCAGATCGTCTGCCCGCGCTGCGAAGGCCATGGCCATATCCGCAGCGTGGAATCGCTGGCGCTGTCGACCCTGCGCCTGATCGAAGAACACGCGATGAAGGAAAACACCGGGCAGGTCCTGGTGCAGGCGCCGCCGGCGGTCGCCAACTTCCTGCTCAACGAGAAGCGCGCCAGCATCGTCGAGATCGAACTCCGCCACAGTGTGCACGTGGTGGTGGTCGCCGACGACAAACTGGAAACGCCGCACCTCGAGATCACCCGCATCCGCGAAGCGGACATGGGCGAGCACAGCAAGCCGAGCTACGAGCGGACCACGCCCGCGGTGGCCACCGCGCTTCCGAAGATGGGCCAGGCGCTGGGCAGCGGCGAGCAGCCGCTGGTCACCGGCGTGGTGCCGTCCACGCCGGCTCCGCTGCGCGACGACGACGTCGAGGTTCCTGCCGCGCCGGCCCAGCCCGCGCGCCAGGCCGCACCCGCCCCTTCCACCGGCGGTTTCTTCTCCCGCCTCTTCGGCAGTCTGTTCGGTGGCGGCGCTCCCGCCGCTCCCGCCGCCCAGCCTGCGGCGCCTGCCCGCCGCGAGGACGCCCGTCAGGGCGGCCGCGGCGAGCGCGGTGGCCGTCGCGACGAGCGTCGCGGCACCGAAGGTCGCGGCAAGAGTGGCGAGCAGCGTGGTGGCCAGCAAGGCCAGCGCAAGGATAACGCCCAGCAACAGGCCCGCGGCCAGCAGGCGAAGGGTGGCAAGCAGGGCCGTGGCGAGCAGTCCGCTCGCCAGGGCGAAGACAAGCAGCAGGGCCGCCAGAAGGACGGCCAGCAGCAGGGTCGCCAGGGCCGCCAGGAACAGGCCGCCCAGGGGGAGAACCGCCGCCAGCCGCGCGGCGAGCGCCAGCCCCAGGGCGAGAAGGTCGAAAAGGCCGTGACCGCCACGGCCGCGGCAACCGCCGTCCAGACCCAGCCGCCCGTGCCGCCTCGCGCGCCGGTCGAAAAGGCGCCCGCCCCCGTCGCTGCCAAGGCTGACGAGAAGCTGGCGTCGACGCCTGCCGACGCACCCGTCACCGACATCGAGGCGACGATCGCCGCCGACTCGGGCATCCCGCCGAGCGAAGGCGCCAAGGAAACCGAGGGCGGCCAGCGCCGTCGTCGCGGCCGCCGTGGCGGCCGCCGCCGTCGTCGCCAGGAAGACGGCGCCCAGGCCGGTGCGATCGAGGGCGTGAACAGCGTCGAAGATCTCGACGACGAGGACGGTGACGACGAGATGCCGGTCGAGACCGCGCGCTCGGGCCCGAGCGTGCCGCCGGTGCTCGACACGGCGGCCGCCGCAGAGAATGCGTTCGCCGTGGAAGCACCGACCGGCTTGGCGACGCGCCCCGCGGAGCCCTCCGACGACGAGTCCGTCCCGTCCGCTCTCACCCTTCCCACCCTTCCGAAGCTGCCGCCGATTCCCGGCAGTCCGGCCGCGATGACGCACTCGACGCACGCCGCCGACGCGGCCACGCCGGCGGATTCGGCCCAGACCCGCACCACCGAGCGCCGCCAGACCGAATCGGATGCGCCACTGAAGAGCGCGCCGGTGACGGGCTCCGCACCGGTACCCGCCGCGGCACCGATGGCGGCCCCCACGCCGGTCGAGCCTCCCGCCATCGAAGATGTCGTGGCCGTTGCTCCCCCGGCAGCTGGCGTGGGCCTCGACGCGCCGGCGCGTGGCTTCCTGCCGGATGAGGCAGAGGCACCCGTCGTGAAGACGTCCCGCGAGGCGACCGCCGTCTCGCAGGAGACGCCGCCGGCTCCAGCCGATGAACCGGCTTCTGTCGAGAAGACGCCGGCTCCGGCTCCGGCTCCCGCTCCCGCTCCGATCCCCGCCGCGGCTCCCGCCCCGGCCCCGGTGGTGAAGGAAACGGTGAGCGAGGCGCCTGCGCAGGAAACGGGGGAAGAAGAGACGAAGGCTCCCGCGGTCCAGGCCACGCCGAAGTCTGCCGAGGCATCGAACGTGTCGCCGGTGTCGCATCCGGGTCCGCCGCCGGCACCCACGCCCGGCTGGACACCGCCGGCGCAGGGCGACCTTCTCACCCGCCCGAGGCACGAGCCACACAACGAGCAGTGA
- a CDS encoding RluA family pseudouridine synthase has protein sequence MQTATSLDGGQGVRQVEIGPERDGQRVDNALMTLLKGVPRSLVYRLLRTGQVRINGKRAKPETRLALGDMLRIPPVRVAEREEGVAPSGMVRAVADSVIFEDKHFLVIDKPVGIAAHGGSGVSHGAIELLRAARPNEHLELVHRLDRDTSGVLVLARSRPGLTGLQALIRDNEVTKQYLCLMTGTPRKAKFDVNAPLLKSVLHGGERMVRVDDAGKPSLTFFQELEQYPGARLMQATLGTGRTHQIRVHAQYVGHPLAGDPKYGDEEANKRFRAKGLKRMFLHASRMSFDLGGRNYDFSVPLPDDLKVFLDNLRG, from the coding sequence ATGCAGACGGCAACTTCCCTCGACGGCGGCCAAGGTGTGCGCCAGGTCGAAATCGGTCCCGAACGGGACGGTCAGCGCGTGGACAACGCGCTGATGACCCTGCTCAAGGGGGTGCCGCGCAGCCTGGTCTACCGCCTGCTGAGAACCGGGCAGGTCCGCATCAACGGCAAGCGCGCCAAGCCGGAAACCCGCCTCGCGCTGGGCGACATGCTGCGCATCCCGCCCGTCCGCGTGGCCGAGCGCGAGGAGGGCGTGGCGCCGTCGGGCATGGTGAGGGCGGTGGCCGACTCGGTCATCTTCGAGGACAAGCACTTCCTCGTGATCGACAAGCCGGTGGGCATCGCCGCCCACGGCGGCAGCGGGGTGAGTCACGGCGCCATCGAGCTGCTTCGCGCCGCGCGGCCGAACGAACACCTGGAGCTGGTCCACCGTCTCGACCGCGACACCAGCGGCGTGCTGGTCCTGGCCCGGTCACGTCCGGGGCTCACCGGCCTCCAGGCGCTCATCCGGGACAACGAGGTGACCAAGCAGTACCTCTGTCTCATGACCGGGACGCCGCGCAAGGCGAAGTTCGACGTCAATGCACCCCTCCTGAAGTCCGTTCTCCACGGAGGCGAACGGATGGTGCGCGTGGACGACGCCGGCAAGCCTTCGCTCACCTTCTTCCAGGAGCTGGAGCAATATCCGGGCGCGCGGCTGATGCAGGCCACCCTGGGCACGGGCCGCACCCACCAGATCCGCGTGCACGCCCAGTACGTCGGTCACCCCCTGGCGGGCGACCCGAAATACGGCGACGAGGAAGCCAACAAGCGCTTCCGCGCCAAGGGCTTGAAGCGCATGTTCCTGCACGCGTCGAGGATGAGTTTCGACCTTGGCGGCCGGAACTACGATTTTTCCGTCCCGTTGCCGGACGATCTCAAGGTATTCCTCGACAATCTCCGCGGTTGA
- a CDS encoding CPBP family glutamic-type intramembrane protease, whose amino-acid sequence MPSGGFRWTTPATVLLGLALLVALPYLAAAVVRAAIESRSAADRAAYATGGSPWSWRFREADDVVAGRAFGGGSLGASQAGLILRATDGRPMEVGLPLARVPDLVRLDSLEWRARASATGVYGLAVRETLDGPLLQAPLGKLGPKDLSRPISLRRLAWTDDMGHRASPPTRAAMLRLRATLPAGATLVLDQAALRADGSPVAPRSLSLPPGLSAEGLLAWRDTQRAADPLVTFGTATPTRAVPPRSSWIPPVVYLALLALSSSRRRKGPSGSGRSLSDPIDAVLVLTGPLWFIAGLGLGPNPATAGIAMFVAGTAYAFLLASRRILPGWHWLGTWRAAAWPLLAVPVAFAIVLTLGHAPLWPSPGRILLYVGWAFFQQWLVLAVVGALLARVLPRSWAALFTALAFALLHTPNGLLMQLCFVAELGWAWWYFHRRALLPVAVAHAASAVLLQAGLAGGLLRSLEVSARFLQ is encoded by the coding sequence GTGCCCTCCGGAGGATTCCGATGGACGACACCGGCGACGGTCCTCCTGGGACTCGCGCTGCTGGTCGCGCTGCCGTATCTGGCGGCGGCCGTCGTGCGCGCCGCCATCGAGTCGCGAAGCGCGGCCGATCGCGCCGCGTATGCGACGGGCGGCTCACCCTGGTCCTGGCGTTTCCGTGAAGCGGACGACGTCGTCGCCGGTCGCGCCTTCGGCGGCGGGTCGCTCGGCGCATCCCAGGCGGGCCTGATCCTTCGTGCCACGGACGGCAGGCCCATGGAGGTCGGCCTTCCGCTGGCCCGGGTGCCGGATCTCGTCCGGCTCGACAGCCTGGAATGGCGAGCCCGCGCTTCCGCCACGGGGGTCTACGGACTGGCCGTACGCGAGACGCTCGACGGGCCCTTGCTGCAGGCCCCTCTGGGCAAGCTGGGGCCCAAAGACCTGTCACGGCCGATTTCCCTGCGACGACTGGCCTGGACCGACGACATGGGCCACAGGGCGAGCCCGCCCACGCGTGCCGCGATGTTGCGCCTCCGTGCGACCCTCCCGGCCGGGGCCACCCTTGTGCTCGATCAGGCCGCACTGCGTGCCGATGGAAGCCCGGTCGCACCACGCTCCCTGTCCCTCCCCCCGGGTCTTTCGGCCGAGGGTCTCCTGGCCTGGCGCGACACCCAGCGCGCCGCCGATCCGCTCGTTACCTTCGGAACGGCCACGCCGACGCGTGCCGTTCCACCCCGGTCGAGCTGGATTCCCCCCGTCGTCTACCTCGCGCTCCTGGCGCTGTCCTCGTCCCGGCGCAGGAAGGGACCCAGCGGCTCCGGCCGCAGCCTGTCCGACCCCATCGACGCCGTCCTCGTCCTGACCGGCCCCCTCTGGTTCATCGCCGGTCTCGGCCTCGGCCCCAATCCCGCTACCGCGGGCATCGCGATGTTCGTGGCCGGCACGGCCTACGCGTTCCTCCTCGCCTCGCGCCGAATCCTCCCCGGCTGGCATTGGCTCGGCACCTGGCGGGCTGCCGCCTGGCCCCTGCTCGCCGTCCCGGTGGCCTTCGCCATCGTCCTCACGCTCGGCCATGCACCGCTATGGCCATCCCCTGGGCGCATCCTGCTTTACGTCGGCTGGGCCTTCTTTCAGCAATGGCTCGTCCTGGCCGTCGTGGGCGCCTTGCTGGCAAGGGTGCTCCCCCGCTCATGGGCCGCCCTGTTCACGGCACTGGCCTTCGCCCTGCTGCACACGCCCAACGGACTGCTGATGCAGCTTTGCTTCGTGGCCGAACTGGGCTGGGCATGGTGGTATTTCCATCGACGCGCGCTGCTCCCCGTGGCGGTAGCGCATGCGGCGAGCGCGGTGCTGCTGCAGGCCGGACTCGCCGGCGGGCTGCTGCGTTCGCTGGAAGTCAGCGCTCGGTTCCTGCAATGA
- a CDS encoding 4a-hydroxytetrahydrobiopterin dehydratase, producing MTLSPLATQHSQPRKGPEHALDRAAVDGYLAGLPGWKLSDDGKAIVKDFRFPDFHHTLGFINAVGFMANQEDHHPDLEAGYGHCQVLWSTHDVGGLSLNDFICAARVEALLNR from the coding sequence ATGACTCTTTCCCCGCTCGCCACCCAGCACTCCCAGCCGCGCAAGGGCCCGGAACATGCCCTCGACCGCGCCGCCGTCGATGGATACCTCGCCGGCCTGCCCGGCTGGAAGCTGAGCGATGACGGCAAGGCCATCGTCAAGGATTTCCGATTCCCGGATTTTCACCACACGCTGGGCTTCATCAATGCGGTGGGCTTCATGGCCAACCAGGAGGACCACCATCCGGACCTCGAGGCCGGCTACGGGCATTGCCAGGTCCTTTGGTCGACCCATGACGTGGGCGGCCTCTCGCTGAACGATTTCATCTGCGCGGCGCGCGTCGAGGCCCTGCTGAATCGCTGA
- a CDS encoding NfuA family Fe-S biogenesis protein translates to MIDISERAQAHFLRLLAQQGEDGLGIRLRVVAAGTPSAQCELEFCSVSELQGDEWTVECEGFRLYVDSESMRWLDPANIDYETTPTGSQLNIRAPRIKGDAPGEGAGLVERVQFVLETEIGPQIASHGGRISLVEVTADGIVVLRFGGGCHGCGMVDVTLKNGVEKTLRERIPEVTEVRDATDHETGEKPYFARAG, encoded by the coding sequence ATGATCGATATCTCGGAGCGTGCGCAGGCGCATTTCCTGCGCCTCCTCGCACAGCAGGGCGAAGACGGCCTCGGCATCCGCCTGCGCGTCGTCGCCGCGGGCACGCCGTCCGCCCAATGCGAGCTGGAGTTCTGCTCCGTTTCGGAATTGCAGGGCGACGAATGGACGGTGGAGTGCGAAGGCTTCCGTCTTTACGTCGATTCCGAAAGCATGCGTTGGCTCGATCCGGCGAACATCGACTACGAGACCACGCCCACCGGCAGCCAGCTCAACATCCGCGCCCCGCGCATCAAGGGCGACGCGCCCGGTGAGGGAGCCGGTCTCGTCGAGCGCGTGCAGTTCGTTCTCGAGACGGAAATCGGTCCGCAGATCGCATCGCACGGCGGACGCATCTCGCTGGTCGAGGTGACGGCCGATGGCATCGTGGTGCTGCGTTTCGGCGGCGGCTGCCACGGCTGTGGCATGGTCGACGTCACCCTGAAGAATGGCGTGGAAAAAACCTTGCGCGAGCGTATTCCGGAGGTCACCGAGGTGCGCGACGCCACGGACCACGAAACGGGCGAGAAGCCGTATTTCGCACGGGCTGGCTGA
- a CDS encoding c-type cytochrome: MTRGFSLIAIGALLALTATQTFAAGDPARGKTKTATCVACHGKDGNAVDPQYPRLAGQYADYLAQALHEYKDGRRSNLVMKGFAATLSDQDINDISAYFATMPTKLQGLENHIQGE; encoded by the coding sequence ATGACCCGTGGGTTTTCCCTGATTGCCATCGGCGCGCTCCTCGCGCTGACCGCCACCCAGACCTTCGCCGCCGGCGATCCGGCGCGCGGCAAGACCAAGACCGCCACCTGCGTGGCCTGCCACGGCAAGGACGGCAACGCCGTCGATCCGCAGTACCCGCGCCTTGCCGGCCAGTATGCCGATTACCTCGCGCAGGCCCTGCACGAATACAAGGACGGCCGCCGCAGCAACCTCGTGATGAAAGGCTTCGCCGCTACCTTGTCGGACCAGGACATCAACGATATCTCGGCGTATTTCGCCACGATGCCGACGAAGCTGCAGGGTCTCGAGAACCATATCCAGGGCGAGTAA